The following proteins come from a genomic window of Miscanthus floridulus cultivar M001 chromosome 2, ASM1932011v1, whole genome shotgun sequence:
- the LOC136537554 gene encoding pumilio homolog 24-like, which translates to MAGGGDLQGAKKRKREHAEGKAKPRPHVKGGGDGAKRKKHSAAGGYAADGGAGEAVARKKTPVTPKEKRLAAKEMSEARKMKRKQHYSLEKELTKLWEKMRCHDVSKEERSKVVSEALKKMDGKYLDIATSHITARVLQTCVKWCSQSERDAIFDVLHPHLLDLSRKKYAVFLVKKLVELASKKQFASFISSLHGRVAKLLHHTIGAAVVDYAFQRGTKRQKRQLLLELYSTELQLFQDLTLQSSCCLIDTISKLGLQISSVLQYMTIVIHKILEKGTVEYSIVHTAILEYFTIADKTSASDVICQLIPLLTQGALIIDGDEPSNAPELPKKTKAKKKRSKEPLIVRIMQTREGLKLGISCLKHGSAKDRKKIIKSLKGHIMKLALSDFGCLFLICISSIVDDTKLVSKIVIQELAKHIKQLIFDKNGRRPLLQLLHPLCSRYLSPDNLACLNYNVPSLSPTKGDTSENEVDGVTDEDPNGLEGMQIVSESKKDPLQRRHELLIKSELAEALIQSCLENVGELLRTNFGKEVLYEIAVGGKDNVLEGLTDRIHMLHDAIVSDAAQPKTEDIEHAFENFFSSRVIRRMVIDCPAFAVILWRKALEGKCKIWAEGHSSKVVAGFLESPSKEVKDLAKPELQPLVDAGILKVPDPKVVQK; encoded by the exons ATGGCGGGCGGCGGCGATCTCCAGGGCGCGAAGAAGCGCAAGCGCGAGCACGCGGAAGGGAAGGCCAAGCCTCGGCCGCATGTTAAGGGAGGCGGGGACGGAGCGAAGCGGAAGAAGCACTCGGCCGCCGGCGGCTACGCGGCCGATGGCGGGGCCGGAGAGGCTGTGGCGAGGAAGAAGACCCCGGTTACCCCCAAGGAGAAGCGCCTCGCGGCCAAG GAAATGTCGGAGGCCAGAAAGATGAAGAGGAAGCAGCATTACAGCCTTGAGAAG GAACTAACGAAACTGTGGGAAAAGATGAGATGCCACGATGTGAGCAAAGAGGAGAGGTCCAA GGTAGTAAGTGAGGCTCTCAAGAAAATGGATGGGAAATATTTGGATATCGCCACATCACATATTACCGCACGTGTTCTTCAA ACATGTGTAAAGTGGTGCTCACAGTCAGAGAGGGATGCTATTTTTGATGTTCTACATCCACATTTGCTCGATCTTTCTCGCAAGAAATATGCGGTTTTCCTTGTAAAGAAGCTTGTAGAACTCG CCTCTAAAAAACAGTTTGCCAGTTTCATCTCTTCTCTTCATGGTCGtgttgccaaacttcttcatcatACTATAGGAGCTGCAG TCGTTGATTATGCATTTCAGCGGGGAACAAAACGTCAGAAAAGACAGTTGTTACTGGAACTGTACTCCACTGAACTTCAGCTATTCCAGGATCTGACTTTGCAAAGTTCCTGCTG TTTGATAGATACAATTTCCAAGCTTGGGTTGCAGATATCATCTGTCCTGCAGTACATGACTATTGTGATTCATAAAATCCTGGAGAAAGGTACTGTTGAGTATTCAATAGTGCACACGGCCATATTGGAGTACTTTACAATTGCAGACAAG ACCTCAGCCTCGGACGTTATTTGTCAACTTATCCCCCTTCTTACTCAAGGAGCATTAATCATAGATGGAGATGAACCATCAAATGCTCCGGAACTACCAAAGAAAACAAAAGCTAAGAAGAAAAGGTCGAAAGAGCCACTTATTGTTAGGATCATGCAGACAAGGGAAGGATTAAAACTAGGAATTAGTTGCCTCAAGCATGGCAGTGCAAAG GACAGGAAGAAGATCATTAAAAGTTTGAAGGGGCACATTATGAAGCTTGCTCTAAGTGATTTTGGATGTCTT TTCCTTATCTGCATTAGTTCCATTGTTGATGACACAAAGCTTGTTTCTAAG ATTGTCATTCAAGAGCTGGCAAAACATATAAAGCAACTCATTTTTGACAAG AATGGGAGACGACCATTGCTGCAACTACTTCACCCTCTTTGCTCACGCTATCTTTCTCCGGATAATCTGGCTTGTCTGAACTACAATGTACCTTCTCTTAGTCCAACAAAG GGTGACACATCAGAAAATGAAGTAGATGGTGTGACTGATGAAGATCCCAATGGCTTAGAAGGCATGCAAATTGTGTCTGAGAGCAAGAAGGATCCATTACAAAGGCGACATGAACTGTTGATCAagagtgagctggccgag GCGCTCATCCAATCATGCCTTGAAAATGTTGGAGAATTACTTCGAACAAATTTTGGCAAAGAAGTATTATATGAG ATCGCTGTTGGTGGTAAAGACAATGTTTTGGAGGGCCTCACTGATAGGATCCACATGTTGCATGATGCAATAGTGTCTGATGCAGCCCAACCGAAGACTGAAGATATTGAACATGCATTTGAGAACTTCTTTTCCAGCCGTGTAATCAGAAGAATGGTAATTGACTGTCCAGCGTTTGCAGTCATTCTCTGGAGAAAGGCTCTTGAAGGGAAGTGCAAGATATGGGCTGAAGGACACAG TTCGAAGGTGGTTGCAGGTTTCCTGGAATCGCCAAGTAAGGAGGTCAAGGATCTTGCAAAACCTGAGCTGCAGCCACTGGTTGATGCTGGCATCCTTAAAGTGCCAGACCCTAAGGTTGTTCAGAAATGA